A stretch of Brachyhypopomus gauderio isolate BG-103 chromosome 3, BGAUD_0.2, whole genome shotgun sequence DNA encodes these proteins:
- the nmt1b gene encoding glycylpeptide N-tetradecanoyltransferase 1b codes for MPENTEMAGPTSPEKNSEGKKAGKKTKSPKKTKSQAQAKEGPRDLFEMLDSLPEEKQQEIQRALHLFSLGQGPPKNLQDARRHNFRFWNTQPVPKFDEEVTSHGPIQDEKQSIREECYSLPQGFCWDTLDLGNTEQLGELCTLLNENYTEEDDNTLRFHYSPQFLLWALCPPGWQSEWHCGVRVSSNRKLVGFISAVPITVQIYSVERKMVEVNFLCVHKKLRSKRMAPVLIREMARRVQRHGLTQAVYGTSAMLPTPVANSRYWHRSLNPRKLIELNFSSLSRNMTLQRALKLNRLPTMTKTGGLRLMAQDDVPRVQTLLSEYLRGFHLFPILNQEEVQHWLLPQDGVIDTYVVEGPDGVITDVVSFYTMSSTVLNHLVHRSLKAAYALYTVATATPVQQLMEDVLVISKARGFDVFIALDVMGNEAFLEPLRFTEGDSHVHYYLYNWRCPSITADKVGMVLK; via the exons ATGCCCGAAAACACAGAAATGGCGGGGCCTACAAGCCC TGAGAAGAATTCTGAGGGCAAAAAGGCTGGGAAAAAGACAAAGAGCCCCAAGAAGACCAAAAGCCAAGCACAGGCAAAAGAGGGACCAAGAGACCTCTTCGAAATG CTGGACTCTCTGCCTGAAGAGAAGCAGCAGGAGATCCAGAGAGCCCTGCACCTCTTCTCTCTGGGCCAGGGCCCGCCCAAAAACCTGCAGGACGCCCGCCGACACAACTTCCGCTTCTGGAACACCCAGCCCGTCCCCAAGTTTG ATGAGGAGGTGACGTCCCATGGACCCATACAGGACGAGAAGCAGAGCATTCGAGAGGAGTGTTATTCCCTCCCACAAGGATTCTGCTGGGACACGCTGGACTTAGGAAACACAGAGCAG CTGGGGGAGCTGTGTACGTTGCTGAATGAAAATTACACGGAAGAGGATGACAACACGCTACGTTTCCACTACTCGCCCCAGTTCCTGCTATG GGCCCTGTGCCCACCGGGCTGGCAGTCTGAGTGGCACTGTGGTGTGCGCGTCAGCTCCAACCGGAAGCTTGTGGGTTTCATCAGTGCTGTCCCCATCACCGTGCAGATATACAGCGT CGAGAGgaagatggtggaggtgaacttCCTATGTGTCCATAAGAAGCTTCGCTCCAAGCGAATGGCACCTGTCCTCATCCGCGAGATGGCCCGGCGGGTCCAGCGCCATGGTCTGACGCAGGCCGTCTATGGCACAAGCGCCATGCTGCCCACCCCTGTAGCGAACAGCAG GTACTGGCACCGATCCCTGAACCCACGCAAGCTTATTGAGCTGAATTTCTCCTCGCTGAGCCGAAACATGACCCTGCAACGTGCACTCAAGCTGAATCGGCTGCCAACG ATGACGAAAACAGGCGGCCTGCGTCTCATGGCCCAGGATGATGTCCCCAGAGTGCAGACTCTGTTGAGTGAGTATCTCAGAGGGTTCCACCTGTTCCCCATCCTGAACCAGGAGGAGGTTCAACACTGGCTCTTGCCCCAGGATGGAGTCATTGACACCTACGTGGTAGAG GGACCAGATGGCGTCATAACCGATGTGGTGAGTTTCTACACCATGTCCTCCACTGTGCTGAATCATCTCGTGCATCGAAGCCTTAAGGCAGCATACGCCCTGTACACGGTTGCCACGGCCACCCCGGTGCAGCAGCTGATGGAGGATGTCCTCGTCATATCTAAAGCC AGAGGATTCGATGTGTTCATTGCTCTGGATGTCATGGGGAACGAGGCGTTCCTGGAGCCTCTGAGGTTCACAGAAGGGGACAGCCATGTGCACTACTATCTTTACAACTGGAGGTGCCCCAGCATCACTGCAGACAAG GTTGGCATGGTGCTGAAGTGA